TACCGTATGTTCTTGACATAATAAGCTTTGTTAATTTTTTTGTTGAGAACAAACCATTTCCGCTTAATTTCCAAGAAAAAGTATCTTCTTTCTCCGGATTTATTGTAATCGCTGTCACCAATCCCATAAGCTCGTCCAATTCATCCTTCGTACGTCCTGCTAAACTTCGTGACCACTCCCAACAGGCTATGGTCGAACCTGGTCCGAGATCATACAGCAGCCGATTAGAAACGAGAGCTAGGGGGTTTGATTCGAGCCTCACTAACCTCTTGAAAATCTCCTTGAGCGGTTTATCTTTTAGCCAAACGTCTTCCCAAAATCTTGTCTTGCACCCATTACCAATCTTTCTCTCGAATGAACTTGTAAATTCAACGCCCATGTTATTTATCTCGAATCCTGCTTTGACAATATTACTCCACAAAGAATTGTTAGAAACATTATTCCCACCCGAAAAAAGTAGTCTCGAATCCCCATAAATGTTTTTAATAACCTTAACCCACAAGGAAGTGGTTTCGGTtaagaacctccaccaccacttgccaattAAGGCTAAATTTTTACAATTTAAGGAACCCAAGTTAAGTCCGCCATCCGCATAAGGGCGAATGACATCATCCCATTTTACCCAAGAGATTTTTGTATTATCACCCGACCCGTCCCAAAAAAATTTTCTTCTTACACACTCGAGTTTTTTGAGCACGGAGGGCGGGGCACGGAAGAGCGAGAAAAAAATACAATGGCAAGCTATTTAGAACCGCATTCACAAGAGTTAAACGTCCACCAAACGAAATTGTACGCGCTTTCCAATCCGACAACCTCTTTTCAAATTTTTCTATCACCGGCTTCCAATTTACAAGTTTTTTCATATTAGCACCAATAGGGAGCCCGAGATATGTCATTGGAAAAGATCCCGTTTTACACCCAAACAAACTAGCCATAAGATCCACTTCATTCTTATCAACGCACACCCTGAACAAATTGCTTTtaccatagttgacttttaatccgGAACTAAATTCATAACATTTTAGGAGCTTCATAAGATTCTCAATGTTCTCAAAGCTCCATTTGCCCAAAAAAATGGTGTCATCCGCGTATTGTAAATGGGATATACGTACTTTATCATGACCAATCTCAATGCCTTCAAAAAGATTTTTTGACACCGCCGACTTAGCCAACCAATTAAGACCTTCGGCCACAATGATGAAAAGAAAAGGTGAGAGAGGATCGCCTTGTCTAACACCTTTCCCTAGTTTAAACTCCTTAGTGGGGGAGCCATTAACTAAAACCGAAATTGATgccgaattaagacatgatgcaatcCACTTTCTCCATTTAGCACCAACACCCATCAACACCATCATCTCATCTAAGAACTCCCAATTAATGCTATCGAATGCCTTCTCAAAGCCAACTTTGAAAACCATGCTTTTTAAATGCTTGTTCTTAAGAAACTCAATGGATTCATTTGCCACCAAGACACCATCAATGATGTTCCTCCCTTTAATGAACGCACTTTGCTCGAAACTAATTAAATTTGGAACAACCTTCTTAATTCGATTAAAAAGAATTTTCGCGATGATTTTGTAGAAACTACCAATAAGACTAATCGGCCGGTATTCATTCAAACTCACCGGGTTAGCAATCTTCGGAACAAGAGTAATGAAAGACGAATTACAACTGGAGATATGGTACCCGTTTGCCAAAAGAACCGGATAGCCTCAACCAAATCCTCTCTAATAATGGACCAAAACTTTTTGAAGAACCTCATGTTAAAATCATCGGGTCCCGGGGCTTTATTACTTGCACAATTTTTTAAAGCATCCCAAATCTCCTCCTCATCAAACTGCAACTCAAGGTTATTTGCCTCCTCTTGTGTAAGCCTGAAGCAATCTGAGAAGGCCTCATTTGCATGAAGATTTGGCCCAAATACAGCAGTAGCAGGTGGCCCGCCAACATGGAAGGCCAAGGAATCAGGCAGATCATTTTTGGACATAGAACCCGTAGCCGGGCTAGACACTCCAGGCCCAATAGGCCCAAACACCTGGTCTATGTTTTTGTTAAGCCCAGCCCATGAGACAGAAGTCACAGCAAAGAAAGAACGGAAGCTAGGCCTGACACTTTTATTTGCAGAGTAAATTTTTTGAAAATGTCCGAACACCGCTTCCTTAACAACCATTGGATCTTCACACCAAGTGCCATTAATGTTAACTCCACTAAAATTACTTTTGCTATTTTTCCTTCGAATTGCAGCATGGAAAAACTTTGAATTTTCATTCCCTTCCAACGCCCATTTTAATCTCGCCTTTTGTTTTAACGTATTCGATTTAATGTTTTCCTTCTCCACCCAATGACGTCTACACTCCAACCATCTATCTCGATCTTGTTCCATAAGGTTAGTCGATTCGGCTTTTAACTCCCATTCCATGGCTTCCCTTTTATAAGCTTCAATCTCATCATCAAGAGTTTTGAACTTTTTTGAGCTCCAATCTCTCAAAGCCCTTTTGACATTTTTTAACCTATCACTAAACAtacatgataaggctaaaaaggaacatatatttcatagcattatcccccaagaaagacaagattttagttgcaattgttccattttcaagtgatattcgtttatattaaataagtgcgaagacaaaaggcagattcgacaaattgaagacaaaaaggtccaaaaagctcaaaagtacaagatacaattaaaaaggttcaaattattgatgaagaacgtctaaaaatgacaagagtacaagttacaaaacgcaaagtacacgatataaaatagtacgcaaggacgttcgaaaatccggaaccgggacatgagtcaactctcaacgctcgacgcaacggtgtaaaaattacgagtcaactatgcacaagaataaaatataatatttaaataattcataataagaataatattaaataataaaaagttattaatttagcatagttcaggggtcgtaaatgaaaattcaatttcatattttgcctataaaaggcgatgattatcgatcaatttaaagggcatccctttttctatcctaaaaatctattatcaatatcaatatctaaaaatctctatcataatgttaatgtaataagatataacaataatcttaattttaattttaaattatgataataataagatttatgatagagatcgtttgagtgtgtaagtcgaaattctgtccgtgtaacgctacgctatttttaatcattgtaagttatgttcaacctttttatattaatgtctcgtagctaagttattattatgcttatttaaaacgaagtaatcatgatgttgggctaattactaaaattgggtaattggactttgtaccataattaaggtttgggcaaaagaccgacacttgtggaaattggactattgactattaatagatggggggtattgtctaattgagtgacaactcattggagtctgtcgaacctatcttcaaattaattatcctaataattaataatgattatggttgtcctatttagtgacgttcatatggaatctattataatcatttaattaattattcgggttgggtaattgattattcaaactgatcaagtgggtaaattaatattcatatctaatcaaaacaggggtagattacatacagtgataactggtgtaattgttgacagaagtgataactgcgtcacagtttaaatccttaattagttggaatatttgacttcgggtataagggtaatttgacgaggacactcgcactttatatttatgaccgatgggctattatggataaaaaccagatatgtatcaaataaaccatgacaaaggacaattaacccgagtaacaattaattaaaatcaaaacgtcaaacatcatgattacggaagtttaaataagcataatccttttatttcatattctatcgcaattttatttattgttattttatttatcgtcatttatttattttacgcactttaattattgtcatttatctttacgcttaaaaatataaaatcgacaaaccggtcattaaacggtaaaaaccccccttttataataatattactacttatatatatatatatttatataaatatagttttataaaaatatagtacgtaatcactagctccctgtggaacgaaccggacttactaaaaactacactactctacgattaggtacactgcctatagtgttgtagcaaggtttaggtatatcccatccgtaaattaataaaacttgtgttatattttgtagtatttcctagtaaaaataatactatttcgtaccctcacgctacatcatcaagtttttggcgccgctgccggggagcgctaaaacgctatatttttaattataataatattgaaataaaatataataatataataatattgaaatagaatataataatataataatattgaaatagaatataataatataataatattttagaatcaaaatttgatacgtaaaattttaaaaagtcgtatttattaaatacttcaggggtatattatgtaacttgtaattaataatttctatcatatcgctttcatgtgaatagtaaattaattaatttcttttcatttactattcatgaatagtaaatgaattaaaaaaaaaattttgaaaaaaaataataattataaaaaaattattaatttgtaaaaaaaatcgtttttaaaaaaaaaatcgttttaaaaaaaaaaaaaacgtaaaaaaaaacgtaaaaaaaaaaattattaaaaaaaatatatttttttaagattgtctataaaaaaaaaatgttttttttttttttttagttttattacctttagatttttagactatagtcgcaacttttagtattaagtttagttttgccatagttatttttacttctagaatttttaggctttgccgtaaaattccttaagtgcttattccttagactaagttttaggtgctttagaattttacgacgccgtatttcgcactactttcttatttttatttttcgacgcctatttttcgacctttttcgacgaactctttttctttcttatttctcgctattctagttttaggacatagatttttattctacttcttatctaaatttcttaaaattacgaaaatttattttaagtggttaaattaatagacatcaaaattttctggttcgtagtaatagttggatttgtacgtggaccgggttattggagccaaacagtactcaattatattgagaccaaacgaattctgcccctctgctgcatcttttggctattcgaaacgtgggcaaaatcagaaaagtctattaattggataacttatataatttttctttccttttaaaaactaataggatattcagtgaatgcaccgagtaaaacgttcaccacctttcataagttcaccacctataactcgatcaagacatctagccaatattgtcgccgttgatttttctttagaatcatcatccagttgaccaagaactccaactcaaatttccgataatccatcttttgaacccgacctcacaattgagaattcggagaatattcagggacaattccaagatccagaaccactaatcattcctcctgaaccacaaaccattaaatcagaatcttctagtgattcgtattcaacaaattcaattatggaaaatctggaacctctaagtatggaagatcgaatgagagccacacgcacgggccaaggtcacgccattattaagccagaagttaatgcgccagattatgaaatcaaaggacaaattctacacatggtaactaaccaatgccaattcagtggtgcaccgaatgaagatcctaacgaacaccttcgtacgtttaaaagaatttgtacactattcaaaattcgagaagtggaagatgagcagatctatctcatgttgtttccctggactttaaagggagaagccaaagattggttagaatcgttacctgaaggggcgattgacacatgggatgttttagttgagaaatttcttaaaagattctttccggcatctaaagccgtgagacttcaaggagaaattgttacgttcacacaaaagtcaaatgaaactctatatgaggcgtggacaagatttggaaagttgttgagaggatgtcctcaacacggtttagacacttatcaaatagtacaaatattctaccaaggtgtcaacgttgctacacgaaaagacatcgacataacagctggtggttccattatgaagaaaaccgcaactgaagcttacaaaattattgataacacagcctcccactctcatgagtggcaccaagagaaagatatatatctctcatctaaagcggctagagccgattctagccataactttgattccgtttccgcaaaaatagatgttttcgagagacgaatggaaaagatgaataaagatattcacgcaatacgaatcaattgtgagcaatgcggtggaccacacttaatgaaagactgtcacattgaacaaacgatggaacaacgtgagaatgttgtgtacatgaaccaaaggctggaaaatagttatcagaataattatcaaccgccaaggccaaacttcaatcgaaatcaaaacattctttacaatccaaaaggacccgacaataactcgtataaccaacaaggtccgaataaccaaccaactcaaaacaacactttcaatcaacaaagacctggcttgtataaaccaccacaacaaaccgacgagaagaagtcaaatctggaagaagtggtatttaagctagttgaatctcaaacacaatttattgaaactcaaacccaaacgaatgagaggtttgatcagtcatttagaactcaacaagcttccattttgaatctagaaaaacaagtaggtactcttgttagattgatgagtgaaagggaacaaggaaagctaccgagtaataatgaagtgaaggtatttcgtatgcccgagagacatattaaattaacgcagctaatatgttttgatccaactcgggtcatacccaataacaaacttaccaacaccttattcgtatttgattttaacgattggttcattgatcaaatacgcgacacttgaactttaagaaaaatggttttcttaaatattacttgatgtgtatttatataaattatggaataatttatataatatggatttaattatttataggtaaataattaataatgattatattacattttgttataaattggttttatataaaatgtatatatatttgtatgtagaagtttataaaaatggttttataaaaattaataccttttataaaactaatttttttttataaacaagatGGAAGTGGCATGGGGACTCTTGCACACATGCTTAGATgcttttcttggtcaattacaattGCCATTCTCTATAAGCATGGTCTAAAGACTTGTAGAAAACAACATACATGCAAAACCACATCAAGACTTGCAAAATTCTGCTCTCATTCTTGCTTGCTGCTGCCGTGACTTTGAGAGGGAGAAAAGGGTTCTCAAATTTTTTTTTGCAAGCTATTTACAAGTGTTATTAAATCTTAACCaaaagctaggtgttggtgcacaagtttggggtattattcacttgaggtttcatccatttgaagctccattttgcatcatcttcttcatcatcttgcaaccttgtaaacaaccctcaactagcttgaggaggtacataaatcttctctacttgttatatttgtaagcatttatccaagacttgatattaacaaggAATTTAACATAAATGGTTAaacttaaaacatgaacttttgcatgcttccgcttactttatctTCATAAAATGAAATTATGAACTTGTTAATATATAGAACATGTTGTTCAAGATTGTTAAAATTccttcaatggtatctagagccgaggtctatggattatgcttcttatatagtctttaaacccactatatttgcattccatgcacatgcatgaatatggaatacaAAAtatttcgggtttgggagggtttaTAATTTTGGCCGAATTTGGAAGGGTTCCAAAGTGGGTTTTGGGTCTTCCATTTTGGTCAATTTTTGGTTGCATgttgttcacaatcttagccttgaccttgtgtatggttgcatgtatgtttggttgaattaatcattcatttggtatgtaatattaattcattcatgtggttgtaatattggtttgtaataatattattttggtcatgtaatttattttatatttggtatgtaaaatagattaggttgtattctcattttctagacaaaatgtattaggatatattttgtaaaatgatgaagatgatgaagacttgaagaacacatgaagatgcatttggatgcaagtttaagtgggaggttaaaacctcctactttgtgttaaaaccccttaaccggtggcatttgttttcggctaaacaaatgcctaccaaaatggctagattgtgaacatttttgttttgcatgcgtggttgttttaatttcttgtatgattgtggattgtatgtttgtatgctacaagttaatcacacaagttaacaacaaacaaaactaaaatttaattggttaaattagacgttattgaaCACATGCAAAGcgacaatttaaaatggttaaattgaaatggcaaaaggacactaataaatggttattaacaaCACCAAATGgatttaataaatggttattaaaacacatataaaatggtttatatcaaagtaataaaatcggctttattacatgacatgaaaatggatttcaaataaaccatacactaaatgcatgttggtgtgtggtgcaaaagttttctcaaactagaattaacgaaaactcaaaatccctttaacaaacaaggtaaacaagttaaacgccatcctattgtgtgacacttaaaagtattagggaactcatgatgggataaaggtcacctaaccattatgagcaaactaatatgattaaggtaaatttcgcatgcttgtgggataaaggtcacctaaccacatgtatgttaaatttacaagtctatacaagtaggacgacttgatttgggaatcatgaacttagggtcaccgaagcatgaggaacaaataggcgttgatgggataaatatgccatgcaaaaggattacatgatcccatactctagaagttgcaaatggattgcaattgtcatttattgactacctagctaaatcaaattgcgggataaaggtcacctaaccaaaatttggtttaccgttggattctagaatttaataattcaattgatttaaagggtattgaatgttaaattaaaatcgatacttaaacgaactttgttaattttgtagatggccgccaataacaacaacaacattccaaacgcaccacttaacctaaaccacctatcattaaggtctctcctcgagaaagacaaactcaaccatactaactttatggattggttccgcaatcttcggattgtcctcaaacaagaggataaagcgtatgtacttgaggaccccattcccgatcaaccggatgagaatgatgtggaggcaatggcctcttacgataagtattgccatgactcccttcaagtctcatgcttaatgcttgggactatgatacccgaactccaaaaggatttcgagcatcatagtgcatacgacatgataacgcaattgaaggagatgttcctccaacaagcgcgtgtcgaacgcttcgaaacggttcgggcgctacatgcttgtcgtatggacgatacccaatcggtttcatcttatgtacttaagatgaaaagctttatcgatcgtgctaaccgtcttaacctaaacatatctaatgagttagccaccgatcttatccttaactccctatcaaaaaggtttgatcaatttgtaattaattacaatatgaatgggatggataagagcataggtgagcttcacggtatgcttagaacggcggaaactagcatgggtaaaagggctttacccgtgttagcaatcgatcaaggtggatccaaaggtaacacctctaagccaaaggtggctaagaggaaaggacccgcccatcaaggcaatgggaagggaaagatggttaccccaaccaagaacaaggctaagaagcaaaaggtagccgagaaggcaaaccccaaggaagacccatgtttcggttgcggtgaaatgggtcattggaaacgaaactgtccgatctatcttaaggagttgaaggacaagagggatgcagggcaaacctcaggtaatatatatatggtatatatagagcttagtattactttttctaatacatgggtattagacactggatgtggaactcacatttgcaattcattgcaggggttcaaaagaagtagcaagcaaacgggaacatcaagtctctacatgggtaatggagccaaagtgcaagtgaaggctcaaggagactttgtgttaaagcttccaagtggtttggaacttattttgaaagatgttttgtatgcacccgatttatgtcgaaacattatttccatttcccgtttgaaacaatgtgggttttatcttaattttgttaatgatgatatccatatttatttagataatgtattctatttcaaggcttcaccttcaaatggaatttatgaattggttcatgatgacacatcatctagtagctcaatgtaccatacaagcaccaagaaactcaaaagggatttgagtgattcctacttatggcattgtcgccttggtcacataaacaagaaccgaatgcatacacttcaaaagaatgggctTTTGAAATCAaacgaaatggattcgtttgatgtatgtgaatcttgtttaca
This genomic stretch from Rutidosis leptorrhynchoides isolate AG116_Rl617_1_P2 chromosome 11, CSIRO_AGI_Rlap_v1, whole genome shotgun sequence harbors:
- the LOC139874793 gene encoding uncharacterized protein, yielding MFSDRLKNVKRALRDWSSKKFKTLDDEIEAYKREAMEWELKAESTNLMEQDRDRWLECRRHWVEKENIKSNTLKQKARLKWALEGNENSKFFHAAIRRKNSKSNFSGVNINGTWCEDPMVVKEAVFGHFQKIYSANKSVRPSFRSFFAVTSVSWAGLNKNIDQVFGPIGPGVSSPATGSMSKNDLPDSLAFHVGGPPATAVFGPNLHANEAFSDCFRLTQEEANNLELQFDEEEIWDALKNCASNKAPGPDDFNMSCNSSFITLVPKIANPVSLNEYRPISLIGSFYKIIAKILFNRIKKVVPNLISFEQSAFIKGRNIIDGVLVANESIEFLKNKHLKSMVFKVGFEKAFDSINWEFLDEMMVLMGVGAKWRKWIASCLNSASISVLVNGSPTKEFKLGKGVRQGDPLSPFLFIIVAEGLNWLAKSAVSKNLFEGIEIGHDKVRISHLQYADDTIFLGKWSFENIENLMKLLKCYEFSSGLKVNYGKSNLFRVCVDKNEVDLMASLFGCKTGSFPMTYLGLPIGANMKKLVNWKPVIEKFEKRLSDWKARTISFGGRLTLVNAVLNSLPLYFFLALPCPALRAQKTRVSLIGKWWWRFLTETTSLWVKVIKNIYGDSRLLFSGGNNVSNNSLWSNIVKAGFEINNMGVEFTSSFERKIGNGCKTRFWEDVWLKDKPLKEIFKRLVRLESNPLALVSNRLLYDLGPGSTIACWEWSRSLAGRTKDELDELMGLVTAITINPEKEDTFSWKLSGNGLFSTKKLTKLIMSRTYGTNGATSATMKNNYVPKKMEVFVWRARKERLPVLSELDKRGVDVHSTLCPLCGNEIESVNHALLSCEHVRIIWKKVREWWGLDSANLSFDNLLRGFFPTSCSDLGSILWQAVEWVSCYLIWRNRNQCPS